From Eriocheir sinensis breed Jianghai 21 chromosome 37, ASM2467909v1, whole genome shotgun sequence, one genomic window encodes:
- the LOC127008414 gene encoding 5'-3' exoribonuclease 2 homolog isoform X2, with translation MGVPAFFRWLSRKYASVIIECVEDRQYNTDDGKQIPQDTSKPNPNGIEFDNLYLDMNGIIHPCTHPEDRPAPKNEDEMMVAIFECIDRLFAIVRPRKVLYMAIDGVAPRAKMNQQRSRRFRASKEAAEKKTEVARLRQELQDKGYKVPPEKPKEAHFDSNCITPGTPFMDRLSKCLHYYIHDRLNNDPGWRDIKVILSDANVPGEGEHKIMDYIRKQRAQPDHDPNTQHVLCGADADLIMLGLATHEVNFTIIREEFKPNKPKPCDICGQLGHELNECVGVAEGGAGDEPDKVFEETRYIFVRLNVLREYLEKELEMPSLPFKYDFDRAIDDWVFMCFFVGNDFLPHLPSLEIRENAIDRLVKLYKDCCYKTGGWLTDSGTANMRRVQMILQNLGKVEDEIFRNRQRRELDFRARDKAKKKAEKMEKEAANRFKNETGQGALGVMRAGETAVAHGAKDSIMEQRYMNMDRQGGQGRGQKRSIDSVNGSDDEEETPDEVRLYEPGSKDRYYESKFEVSPNNLEFRKNVADEYARGLCWVLKYYYQGCVSWDWYFPYHYAPFASDFTNCEHANVTFNLGTPFNPLEQLMGVFPAGSRSHVPEPWGELMLDPDSVIIDFYPEDFKIDLNGKKFAWQGVALLPFVDEKRLKNALEEVYNQLTPEEIRRNQRGDDRLYISVKHPSYTSLMDLYRLGMDNENEVPISGKEFQGMQGLVLLAKDNVETNGVLRTPVQGMDDVLKNQVVTVRYRNPKYPSDFIFPARKLEKAKEPPRVLKPSDLNQQQSRNYRPVIGFNPNMPRAHLDSSGHRALNHNLPNLQGGGGLYSQNVPLLKGDRGGEGLLGASPCLLPPPPTPGGGLGSELGGGGSLMGSGEGGGGLLGAGPDMQAFYEDSGNALGHYSNQGRGQGRYSGVPPPGDSRDSNRRSGGGGGGGRSLLGEPPSFNFPMMSQSSNYRSNSRSSNYSGGGGGGGGGGGGGGYNQNYSNSGGYGGRSQGGYGNNDNSSRSQGGYGNDNSRSHGSYGGDNGRSHGSYGGDNSSRSQGGYGNNDNNRSSSYSSSGGGYGYNTGNSSNNSRSGSSYGYSTSSHSSDSYSRSSSSNQGDGYGSNWKGRGGSGGGSGGGGGGGGGGYYTSRN, from the exons ATGGGAGTCCCGGCATTTTTCCGCTGGCTGTCCAGAAAGTACGCGTCTGTGATCATCGAGTGTGTGGAGGACAGG CAATACAACACTGACGATGGAAAGCAGATCCCTCAGGACACCTCCAAACCCAACCCTAATGGGATCGAGTTTGACAACCTGTACCTGGACATGAATGGGATCATCCACCCTTGCACCCACCCTGAGGACCGCCCCGCCCCCAAGAATGAGGACGAGATGATGGTGGCGATCTTTGAG TGCATCGACCGCCTCTTTGCCATCGTACGGCCGAGGAAGGTGCTGTACATGGCCATCGACGGTGTTGCTCCGCGCGCCAAGATGAACCAGCAACGCTCCAGGAGGTTCAGGGCATCAAAGGAGGCTGCCGAGAAGAAGACAGAAGTGGCTCGCCTCAGACAGGAGCTGCAGgataagg gttacaAAGTGCCACCTGAGAAGCCCAAGGAGGCACACTTTGACTCCAACTGCATCACACCCGGCACGCCTTTCATGGACAGGCTCTCCAAGTGCCTACATTACTACATCCATGATCGCCTCAACAACGATCCAGGGTGGAGGGACATTAAG GTCATCCTCTCTGATGCCAACGTGCCCGGCGAGGGGGAACACAAGATCATGGACTATATCCGCAAGCAGCGCGCCCAGCCGGACCATGACCCCAACACGCAGCACGTCCTCTGCGGCGCTGATGCTGACCTCATCATGCTGGGTCTGGCCACGCATGAGGTCAACTTCACCATCATCCGAGAGGAGTTCAAGCCCAACAAACCCAAGCCCTGTGACATTTGCGGCCAGCTAG GACACGAGCTGAACGAGTGTGTTGGGGTGGCAGAGGGTGGTGCGGGGGATGAGCCCGATAAGGTGTTCGAGGAGACGCGCTACATCTTCGTGCGCCTGAATGTGCTGCGCGAGTACCTGGAGAAGGAGCTGGAGATGCCGAGCCTGCCCTTCAAGTATGACTTTGACCGCGCCATCGACGACTGGGTGTTCATGTGCTTCTTCGTAG GGAACGACTTCTTGCCACACTTACCTTCCCTTGAGATCAGAGAGAACGCCATTGACCGCCTCGTTAAACTCTACAAGGACTGCTGCTACAAAACGGGT GGCTGGTTGACGGACAGCGGCACGGCTAACATGCGGCGTGTCCAGATGATTCTCCAGAACCTCGGCAAAGTGGAGGACGAGATCTTCAGGAACCGACAGAGGAgggagctggacttccgcgccaGGGACAAGGCCAAGAAGAAGgctgagaagatggagaaggaggccgCCAACAGGTTCAAG AACGAGACTGGCCAAGGGGCGCTGGGCGTGATGAGGGCCGGGGAGACTGCTGTAGCTCATGGGGCCAAGGACTCCATCATGGAACAGCGCTACATGAACATGGACCGCCAGGGAGG ACAGGGACGCGGGCAGAAGAGGTCCATAGACAGTGTGAACGGGtccgacgacgaggaggagactCCGGATGAGGTGCGCCTGTACGAGCCGGGCTCCAAGGACCGCTACTACGAGTCCAAGTTTGAAGTGAGCCCCAACAACCTGGAGTTTAGGAAGAACGTGGCCGATGAATATGCTCGTGGCCTGTGCTGGGTCCTCAA GTACTACTATCAAGGCTGTGTGTCGTGGGACTGGTACTTCCCCTACCACTACGCACCCTTCGCCTCAGACTTCACCAACTGCGAGCATGCCAACGTCACATTCAACCTGGGGACGCCATTCAACCCCCTGGAGCAGCTGATGGGGGTGTTCCCTGCCGGCAGCCGCTCCCACGTGCCGGAGCCGTGGGGGGAGCTGATGCTTGATCCAGATTCGGTCATCATCGACTTCTACCCCGAGGACTTCAAGATCGACCTCAACGGGAAGAAGTTCGCCTGGCAGGGTGTGGCTCTCCTTCCTTTTGTGGATGAGAAGCG ATTAAAGAACGCGCTCGAGGAAGTCTATAACCAGCTGACCCCAGAGGAGATACGGCGTAACCAGCGCGGCGACGACAGACTCTACATCAGCGTCAAGCACCCATCATACACCAGCTTGATGGACCTCTATCGCCTTGGCATGGACAACGAGAACGAG gTTCCGATCAGTGGCAAGGAGTTCCAGGGGATGCAGGGCTTGGTGCTGCTGGCCAAGGACAATGTGGAGACCAACGG TGTGCTGAGGACCCCGGTGCAGGGCATGGACGATGTGCTGAAGAACCAGGTGGTCACAGTGAGGTACCGCAACCCCAAGTACCCCTCGGACTTCATCTTCCCGGCCAGGAAGCTGGAAAAGGCCAAGGAGCCTCCGCGCGTCCTCAAGCCATCAGACCTCAATCAGCAGCAGTCCAGGAACTACCGTCCAGTCATCGGCTTCAATCCCAACATGCCCCGCGCCCACCTGGACTCCTCCGGCCACCGCGCCCTCAA CCACAACCTGCCGAACCTTCAGGGTGGAGGAGGGCTGTACAGCCAGAACGTGCCCCTCCTCAAAGGTGATCGAGGAGGGGAGGGGCTTCTGGGAGCAAGTCCTTGCCTGCTTCCACCTCCACCGACACCTGGAGGCGGCCTGGGCTCTGAGCTAGGTGGTGGAGGATCTCTCATGGGttctggagagggaggaggaggcctcTTAGGAGCAGGACCTGATATGCAAGCATTTTACGAAGACTCTGGAAATGCTCTTGG TCACTACAGCAACCAAGGCAGGGGTCAGGGCCGATACTCTGGGGTCCCGCCGCCCGGAGACTCCAGGGACAGCAATCGCAGGtcaggtggcggtggcggtggcggccgCAGCCTCTTGGGAGAACCGCCGTCCTTCAACTTCCCCATGATGAGCCAGTCGTCGAATTACCGCAG caACTCGAGAAGCAGTAATTactcaggaggtggaggaggaggtggaggtggaggaggaggaggaggatacaaccAGAACTACAGCAACTCCGGGGGCTATGGTGGCAGGTCTCAGGGCGGGTATGGTAACAATGACAACAGTAGCAGGTCCCAGGGTGGCTATGGCAATGACAACAGCAGGTCCCACGGAAGCTATGGTGGCGACAATGGCAG GTCCCACGGAAGCTATGGTGGCGACAACAGCAGCAGGTCCCAAGGTGGCTATggcaacaatgacaacaacag GTCCAGTAGCTACAGCAGTTCTGGAGGTGGGTATGGTTACAACACCGGGAACAGCAGCAACAACTCACGCTCTGGCAGCAGCTACGGTTACAGCACGTCCAGTCACTCCTCGGACAGTTACAGCAGGAGTAGCAGCAGTAACCAGGGCGACGGATATGGCTCAAACTGGAAGGGccgaggtggaagtggaggtggaagtggaggaggaggaggaggaggaggaggagggtattacACGTCAAGGAATTAG
- the LOC127008414 gene encoding 5'-3' exoribonuclease 2 homolog isoform X1 — protein MGVPAFFRWLSRKYASVIIECVEDRQYNTDDGKQIPQDTSKPNPNGIEFDNLYLDMNGIIHPCTHPEDRPAPKNEDEMMVAIFECIDRLFAIVRPRKVLYMAIDGVAPRAKMNQQRSRRFRASKEAAEKKTEVARLRQELQDKGYKVPPEKPKEAHFDSNCITPGTPFMDRLSKCLHYYIHDRLNNDPGWRDIKVILSDANVPGEGEHKIMDYIRKQRAQPDHDPNTQHVLCGADADLIMLGLATHEVNFTIIREEFKPNKPKPCDICGQLGHELNECVGVAEGGAGDEPDKVFEETRYIFVRLNVLREYLEKELEMPSLPFKYDFDRAIDDWVFMCFFVGNDFLPHLPSLEIRENAIDRLVKLYKDCCYKTGGWLTDSGTANMRRVQMILQNLGKVEDEIFRNRQRRELDFRARDKAKKKAEKMEKEAANRFKNETGQGALGVMRAGETAVAHGAKDSIMEQRYMNMDRQGGQGRGQKRSIDSVNGSDDEEETPDEVRLYEPGSKDRYYESKFEVSPNNLEFRKNVADEYARGLCWVLKYYYQGCVSWDWYFPYHYAPFASDFTNCEHANVTFNLGTPFNPLEQLMGVFPAGSRSHVPEPWGELMLDPDSVIIDFYPEDFKIDLNGKKFAWQGVALLPFVDEKRLKNALEEVYNQLTPEEIRRNQRGDDRLYISVKHPSYTSLMDLYRLGMDNENEVPISGKEFQGMQGLVLLAKDNVETNGVLRTPVQGMDDVLKNQVVTVRYRNPKYPSDFIFPARKLEKAKEPPRVLKPSDLNQQQSRNYRPVIGFNPNMPRAHLDSSGHRALNHNLPNLQGGGGLYSQNVPLLKGDRGGEGLLGASPCLLPPPPTPGGGLGSELGGGGSLMGSGEGGGGLLGAGPDMQAFYEDSGNALGHYSNQGRGQGRYSGVPPPGDSRDSNRRSGGGGGGGRSLLGEPPSFNFPMMSQSSNYRSNSRSSNYSGGGGGGGGGGGGGGYNQNYSNSGGYGGRSQGGYGNNDNSSRSQGGYGNDNSRSHGSYGGDNGRSHGSYGGDNGRSHGSYGGDNSSRSQGGYGNNDNNRSSSYSSSGGGYGYNTGNSSNNSRSGSSYGYSTSSHSSDSYSRSSSSNQGDGYGSNWKGRGGSGGGSGGGGGGGGGGYYTSRN, from the exons ATGGGAGTCCCGGCATTTTTCCGCTGGCTGTCCAGAAAGTACGCGTCTGTGATCATCGAGTGTGTGGAGGACAGG CAATACAACACTGACGATGGAAAGCAGATCCCTCAGGACACCTCCAAACCCAACCCTAATGGGATCGAGTTTGACAACCTGTACCTGGACATGAATGGGATCATCCACCCTTGCACCCACCCTGAGGACCGCCCCGCCCCCAAGAATGAGGACGAGATGATGGTGGCGATCTTTGAG TGCATCGACCGCCTCTTTGCCATCGTACGGCCGAGGAAGGTGCTGTACATGGCCATCGACGGTGTTGCTCCGCGCGCCAAGATGAACCAGCAACGCTCCAGGAGGTTCAGGGCATCAAAGGAGGCTGCCGAGAAGAAGACAGAAGTGGCTCGCCTCAGACAGGAGCTGCAGgataagg gttacaAAGTGCCACCTGAGAAGCCCAAGGAGGCACACTTTGACTCCAACTGCATCACACCCGGCACGCCTTTCATGGACAGGCTCTCCAAGTGCCTACATTACTACATCCATGATCGCCTCAACAACGATCCAGGGTGGAGGGACATTAAG GTCATCCTCTCTGATGCCAACGTGCCCGGCGAGGGGGAACACAAGATCATGGACTATATCCGCAAGCAGCGCGCCCAGCCGGACCATGACCCCAACACGCAGCACGTCCTCTGCGGCGCTGATGCTGACCTCATCATGCTGGGTCTGGCCACGCATGAGGTCAACTTCACCATCATCCGAGAGGAGTTCAAGCCCAACAAACCCAAGCCCTGTGACATTTGCGGCCAGCTAG GACACGAGCTGAACGAGTGTGTTGGGGTGGCAGAGGGTGGTGCGGGGGATGAGCCCGATAAGGTGTTCGAGGAGACGCGCTACATCTTCGTGCGCCTGAATGTGCTGCGCGAGTACCTGGAGAAGGAGCTGGAGATGCCGAGCCTGCCCTTCAAGTATGACTTTGACCGCGCCATCGACGACTGGGTGTTCATGTGCTTCTTCGTAG GGAACGACTTCTTGCCACACTTACCTTCCCTTGAGATCAGAGAGAACGCCATTGACCGCCTCGTTAAACTCTACAAGGACTGCTGCTACAAAACGGGT GGCTGGTTGACGGACAGCGGCACGGCTAACATGCGGCGTGTCCAGATGATTCTCCAGAACCTCGGCAAAGTGGAGGACGAGATCTTCAGGAACCGACAGAGGAgggagctggacttccgcgccaGGGACAAGGCCAAGAAGAAGgctgagaagatggagaaggaggccgCCAACAGGTTCAAG AACGAGACTGGCCAAGGGGCGCTGGGCGTGATGAGGGCCGGGGAGACTGCTGTAGCTCATGGGGCCAAGGACTCCATCATGGAACAGCGCTACATGAACATGGACCGCCAGGGAGG ACAGGGACGCGGGCAGAAGAGGTCCATAGACAGTGTGAACGGGtccgacgacgaggaggagactCCGGATGAGGTGCGCCTGTACGAGCCGGGCTCCAAGGACCGCTACTACGAGTCCAAGTTTGAAGTGAGCCCCAACAACCTGGAGTTTAGGAAGAACGTGGCCGATGAATATGCTCGTGGCCTGTGCTGGGTCCTCAA GTACTACTATCAAGGCTGTGTGTCGTGGGACTGGTACTTCCCCTACCACTACGCACCCTTCGCCTCAGACTTCACCAACTGCGAGCATGCCAACGTCACATTCAACCTGGGGACGCCATTCAACCCCCTGGAGCAGCTGATGGGGGTGTTCCCTGCCGGCAGCCGCTCCCACGTGCCGGAGCCGTGGGGGGAGCTGATGCTTGATCCAGATTCGGTCATCATCGACTTCTACCCCGAGGACTTCAAGATCGACCTCAACGGGAAGAAGTTCGCCTGGCAGGGTGTGGCTCTCCTTCCTTTTGTGGATGAGAAGCG ATTAAAGAACGCGCTCGAGGAAGTCTATAACCAGCTGACCCCAGAGGAGATACGGCGTAACCAGCGCGGCGACGACAGACTCTACATCAGCGTCAAGCACCCATCATACACCAGCTTGATGGACCTCTATCGCCTTGGCATGGACAACGAGAACGAG gTTCCGATCAGTGGCAAGGAGTTCCAGGGGATGCAGGGCTTGGTGCTGCTGGCCAAGGACAATGTGGAGACCAACGG TGTGCTGAGGACCCCGGTGCAGGGCATGGACGATGTGCTGAAGAACCAGGTGGTCACAGTGAGGTACCGCAACCCCAAGTACCCCTCGGACTTCATCTTCCCGGCCAGGAAGCTGGAAAAGGCCAAGGAGCCTCCGCGCGTCCTCAAGCCATCAGACCTCAATCAGCAGCAGTCCAGGAACTACCGTCCAGTCATCGGCTTCAATCCCAACATGCCCCGCGCCCACCTGGACTCCTCCGGCCACCGCGCCCTCAA CCACAACCTGCCGAACCTTCAGGGTGGAGGAGGGCTGTACAGCCAGAACGTGCCCCTCCTCAAAGGTGATCGAGGAGGGGAGGGGCTTCTGGGAGCAAGTCCTTGCCTGCTTCCACCTCCACCGACACCTGGAGGCGGCCTGGGCTCTGAGCTAGGTGGTGGAGGATCTCTCATGGGttctggagagggaggaggaggcctcTTAGGAGCAGGACCTGATATGCAAGCATTTTACGAAGACTCTGGAAATGCTCTTGG TCACTACAGCAACCAAGGCAGGGGTCAGGGCCGATACTCTGGGGTCCCGCCGCCCGGAGACTCCAGGGACAGCAATCGCAGGtcaggtggcggtggcggtggcggccgCAGCCTCTTGGGAGAACCGCCGTCCTTCAACTTCCCCATGATGAGCCAGTCGTCGAATTACCGCAG caACTCGAGAAGCAGTAATTactcaggaggtggaggaggaggtggaggtggaggaggaggaggaggatacaaccAGAACTACAGCAACTCCGGGGGCTATGGTGGCAGGTCTCAGGGCGGGTATGGTAACAATGACAACAGTAGCAGGTCCCAGGGTGGCTATGGCAATGACAACAGCAGGTCCCACGGAAGCTATGGTGGCGACAATGGCAGGTCCCACGGAAGCTATGGTGGCGACAATGGCAGGTCCCACGGAAGCTATGGTGGCGACAACAGCAGCAGGTCCCAAGGTGGCTATggcaacaatgacaacaacag GTCCAGTAGCTACAGCAGTTCTGGAGGTGGGTATGGTTACAACACCGGGAACAGCAGCAACAACTCACGCTCTGGCAGCAGCTACGGTTACAGCACGTCCAGTCACTCCTCGGACAGTTACAGCAGGAGTAGCAGCAGTAACCAGGGCGACGGATATGGCTCAAACTGGAAGGGccgaggtggaagtggaggtggaagtggaggaggaggaggaggaggaggaggagggtattacACGTCAAGGAATTAG
- the LOC127008414 gene encoding 5'-3' exoribonuclease 2 homolog isoform X3 — translation MGVPAFFRWLSRKYASVIIECVEDRQYNTDDGKQIPQDTSKPNPNGIEFDNLYLDMNGIIHPCTHPEDRPAPKNEDEMMVAIFECIDRLFAIVRPRKVLYMAIDGVAPRAKMNQQRSRRFRASKEAAEKKTEVARLRQELQDKGYKVPPEKPKEAHFDSNCITPGTPFMDRLSKCLHYYIHDRLNNDPGWRDIKVILSDANVPGEGEHKIMDYIRKQRAQPDHDPNTQHVLCGADADLIMLGLATHEVNFTIIREEFKPNKPKPCDICGQLGHELNECVGVAEGGAGDEPDKVFEETRYIFVRLNVLREYLEKELEMPSLPFKYDFDRAIDDWVFMCFFVGNDFLPHLPSLEIRENAIDRLVKLYKDCCYKTGGWLTDSGTANMRRVQMILQNLGKVEDEIFRNRQRRELDFRARDKAKKKAEKMEKEAANRFKNETGQGALGVMRAGETAVAHGAKDSIMEQRYMNMDRQGGQGRGQKRSIDSVNGSDDEEETPDEVRLYEPGSKDRYYESKFEVSPNNLEFRKNVADEYARGLCWVLKYYYQGCVSWDWYFPYHYAPFASDFTNCEHANVTFNLGTPFNPLEQLMGVFPAGSRSHVPEPWGELMLDPDSVIIDFYPEDFKIDLNGKKFAWQGVALLPFVDEKRLKNALEEVYNQLTPEEIRRNQRGDDRLYISVKHPSYTSLMDLYRLGMDNENEVPISGKEFQGMQGLVLLAKDNVETNGVLRTPVQGMDDVLKNQVVTVRYRNPKYPSDFIFPARKLEKAKEPPRVLKPSDLNQQQSRNYRPVIGFNPNMPRAHLDSSGHRALNHYSNQGRGQGRYSGVPPPGDSRDSNRRSGGGGGGGRSLLGEPPSFNFPMMSQSSNYRSNSRSSNYSGGGGGGGGGGGGGGYNQNYSNSGGYGGRSQGGYGNNDNSSRSQGGYGNDNSRSHGSYGGDNGRSHGSYGGDNGRSHGSYGGDNSSRSQGGYGNNDNNRSSSYSSSGGGYGYNTGNSSNNSRSGSSYGYSTSSHSSDSYSRSSSSNQGDGYGSNWKGRGGSGGGSGGGGGGGGGGYYTSRN, via the exons ATGGGAGTCCCGGCATTTTTCCGCTGGCTGTCCAGAAAGTACGCGTCTGTGATCATCGAGTGTGTGGAGGACAGG CAATACAACACTGACGATGGAAAGCAGATCCCTCAGGACACCTCCAAACCCAACCCTAATGGGATCGAGTTTGACAACCTGTACCTGGACATGAATGGGATCATCCACCCTTGCACCCACCCTGAGGACCGCCCCGCCCCCAAGAATGAGGACGAGATGATGGTGGCGATCTTTGAG TGCATCGACCGCCTCTTTGCCATCGTACGGCCGAGGAAGGTGCTGTACATGGCCATCGACGGTGTTGCTCCGCGCGCCAAGATGAACCAGCAACGCTCCAGGAGGTTCAGGGCATCAAAGGAGGCTGCCGAGAAGAAGACAGAAGTGGCTCGCCTCAGACAGGAGCTGCAGgataagg gttacaAAGTGCCACCTGAGAAGCCCAAGGAGGCACACTTTGACTCCAACTGCATCACACCCGGCACGCCTTTCATGGACAGGCTCTCCAAGTGCCTACATTACTACATCCATGATCGCCTCAACAACGATCCAGGGTGGAGGGACATTAAG GTCATCCTCTCTGATGCCAACGTGCCCGGCGAGGGGGAACACAAGATCATGGACTATATCCGCAAGCAGCGCGCCCAGCCGGACCATGACCCCAACACGCAGCACGTCCTCTGCGGCGCTGATGCTGACCTCATCATGCTGGGTCTGGCCACGCATGAGGTCAACTTCACCATCATCCGAGAGGAGTTCAAGCCCAACAAACCCAAGCCCTGTGACATTTGCGGCCAGCTAG GACACGAGCTGAACGAGTGTGTTGGGGTGGCAGAGGGTGGTGCGGGGGATGAGCCCGATAAGGTGTTCGAGGAGACGCGCTACATCTTCGTGCGCCTGAATGTGCTGCGCGAGTACCTGGAGAAGGAGCTGGAGATGCCGAGCCTGCCCTTCAAGTATGACTTTGACCGCGCCATCGACGACTGGGTGTTCATGTGCTTCTTCGTAG GGAACGACTTCTTGCCACACTTACCTTCCCTTGAGATCAGAGAGAACGCCATTGACCGCCTCGTTAAACTCTACAAGGACTGCTGCTACAAAACGGGT GGCTGGTTGACGGACAGCGGCACGGCTAACATGCGGCGTGTCCAGATGATTCTCCAGAACCTCGGCAAAGTGGAGGACGAGATCTTCAGGAACCGACAGAGGAgggagctggacttccgcgccaGGGACAAGGCCAAGAAGAAGgctgagaagatggagaaggaggccgCCAACAGGTTCAAG AACGAGACTGGCCAAGGGGCGCTGGGCGTGATGAGGGCCGGGGAGACTGCTGTAGCTCATGGGGCCAAGGACTCCATCATGGAACAGCGCTACATGAACATGGACCGCCAGGGAGG ACAGGGACGCGGGCAGAAGAGGTCCATAGACAGTGTGAACGGGtccgacgacgaggaggagactCCGGATGAGGTGCGCCTGTACGAGCCGGGCTCCAAGGACCGCTACTACGAGTCCAAGTTTGAAGTGAGCCCCAACAACCTGGAGTTTAGGAAGAACGTGGCCGATGAATATGCTCGTGGCCTGTGCTGGGTCCTCAA GTACTACTATCAAGGCTGTGTGTCGTGGGACTGGTACTTCCCCTACCACTACGCACCCTTCGCCTCAGACTTCACCAACTGCGAGCATGCCAACGTCACATTCAACCTGGGGACGCCATTCAACCCCCTGGAGCAGCTGATGGGGGTGTTCCCTGCCGGCAGCCGCTCCCACGTGCCGGAGCCGTGGGGGGAGCTGATGCTTGATCCAGATTCGGTCATCATCGACTTCTACCCCGAGGACTTCAAGATCGACCTCAACGGGAAGAAGTTCGCCTGGCAGGGTGTGGCTCTCCTTCCTTTTGTGGATGAGAAGCG ATTAAAGAACGCGCTCGAGGAAGTCTATAACCAGCTGACCCCAGAGGAGATACGGCGTAACCAGCGCGGCGACGACAGACTCTACATCAGCGTCAAGCACCCATCATACACCAGCTTGATGGACCTCTATCGCCTTGGCATGGACAACGAGAACGAG gTTCCGATCAGTGGCAAGGAGTTCCAGGGGATGCAGGGCTTGGTGCTGCTGGCCAAGGACAATGTGGAGACCAACGG TGTGCTGAGGACCCCGGTGCAGGGCATGGACGATGTGCTGAAGAACCAGGTGGTCACAGTGAGGTACCGCAACCCCAAGTACCCCTCGGACTTCATCTTCCCGGCCAGGAAGCTGGAAAAGGCCAAGGAGCCTCCGCGCGTCCTCAAGCCATCAGACCTCAATCAGCAGCAGTCCAGGAACTACCGTCCAGTCATCGGCTTCAATCCCAACATGCCCCGCGCCCACCTGGACTCCTCCGGCCACCGCGCCCTCAA TCACTACAGCAACCAAGGCAGGGGTCAGGGCCGATACTCTGGGGTCCCGCCGCCCGGAGACTCCAGGGACAGCAATCGCAGGtcaggtggcggtggcggtggcggccgCAGCCTCTTGGGAGAACCGCCGTCCTTCAACTTCCCCATGATGAGCCAGTCGTCGAATTACCGCAG caACTCGAGAAGCAGTAATTactcaggaggtggaggaggaggtggaggtggaggaggaggaggaggatacaaccAGAACTACAGCAACTCCGGGGGCTATGGTGGCAGGTCTCAGGGCGGGTATGGTAACAATGACAACAGTAGCAGGTCCCAGGGTGGCTATGGCAATGACAACAGCAGGTCCCACGGAAGCTATGGTGGCGACAATGGCAGGTCCCACGGAAGCTATGGTGGCGACAATGGCAGGTCCCACGGAAGCTATGGTGGCGACAACAGCAGCAGGTCCCAAGGTGGCTATggcaacaatgacaacaacag GTCCAGTAGCTACAGCAGTTCTGGAGGTGGGTATGGTTACAACACCGGGAACAGCAGCAACAACTCACGCTCTGGCAGCAGCTACGGTTACAGCACGTCCAGTCACTCCTCGGACAGTTACAGCAGGAGTAGCAGCAGTAACCAGGGCGACGGATATGGCTCAAACTGGAAGGGccgaggtggaagtggaggtggaagtggaggaggaggaggaggaggaggaggagggtattacACGTCAAGGAATTAG